TTCCCctacttatttgacttatatgcagagtgaaatgtgaaatgtcaggttggatgactcacaagctgaaattaagatttctgggagaaatatcaacaatcttagatatgcaaataataccactctaatagcagaaagtgaagagaaactaaagagcctcctgatgaggatggaagaagagaatgaaaaagctggcctaaaactcaacattcaaaaaactaagatcatggtgtctggtcccatcactccatggcaaacagatggggaaacaatggaaacagtgacagaccttattttcttgggctccaaaatcactgtggatggtgactgcagccatgaaattaaaagacagttactctttggaaggaaagctatgacaaacttagacagcatattcaaaagcagagacgtcgttttgccaacaaaagcccatataatcaaagctatggtttttccagtagtcatgtacggatataagagttgggccataaagaaggctagagccaaagaattgaaaaAGAGTCaacttgtggtgctggagaagacttctgagaatcccctggactgcaaggagatccaaccagttaatcctaaaagaaatcgaccctgaatattcattggaagaactgatgctgaagcttaagctccaatactttggtgacttTGTGaaaatctgactcattggaaaagaccctaatgctgggaaagattgaacacgaaaggagaagggggcagcagaggatgagatggttagatagcatcattgactcagtgcacatgaatttgagcaaactccaggagatagtgaagcacaggaaaGTCtcgcatgctgtagtccatgcagaccacaaagagtcagacacagcatagtgactgaccaacagcaaatgacatatatttttatcattttatttttcaaccttTCTGCAGCcttatattttggattttaaataaatataaatgtgattttttttaaagtcttgccTGATAATCTTTGTAGTTTTAAATTGCAATGCTTAGTCAatttacacatatttattgatatatatgattACAGACTTACCGTGGAACTATTTGTATTCTTTGTGATAGTTGTGTTGgcatccttttttcccctttttatgtCTTATCTTATATTGATTAAgatttaatcaattttttttattaaccaGTTTTTTCCATCTATTGACTTATTCCTCATGATTGTAATAGCATTTATCTACTGCTTACCCTAATGAGTAGAACAAACATCAGTAACTTTTCAAAACCCTTATTTATAAACAGTTGTCATTTATTGTTCCAGAAAAATGCaagaatttaataatatttatatccaTTCTCATATTCATGCTATCATTGTGATATATTCTATCATgtatctatataaataaataaataaaaagttgctGGTGTTTTTGGCCTTTATATGAATATGATAGGTGaacttccctggtcgctcagtcattaaagagtctgcctgcagtgcaggagacctaggttcgatcccagggttgggaagatcctttggagaaggaaatggcaacccacttgagcattcttgcttaggaaatcctttggccagaggagtctggtggtctacagtccatggggccacaagacTAGGACACagcttagccactaaaccaccaccatgaatATGATAGGCTAGCatcatatttttttgtttgtaattGTTTTCCCTTGGATCTGATTTCGGCAGTCTTAGTCTCATGAAccgttcatttttatttttattttctattgaagtatagttggcttacaatgttgtgttaatttgtgTTGAACAGTagcattcttctttaaaaaatattgtttcctGTTATGGTTTACCAAAGGAAATTGACtgtagtttcttgtgctatacagtagaacatTGTTGCTTAGCCATTATCTCTGCAAAAGCTTACATGTGCTAGCCCTAATCTCCATTCCATTCCTCCCCCAACCACCTTCCCCCTCTACTTTGGCAATCAAAAGTcgattctctatgtctgtgagtctgtttctgtctcatagataggttcatttgtgtcatattttagatcacacatataagtgatatcatatgatatttgtctttctctttctaaattcaCTTCGTGTGATAACCTCGAGATGCgtgcatgttgctgcaagtggcattattttgctctttattttggctgagtagtattccattgtaccatgtcttctttatctattcgtctgtcaatgaacatttaggtggttgtttccatgtcttggctattgtgcatAGCACTGCCATGAACAtaagggtacatgtatctttttgaattagagttttgtctggaaatatgcccagaagtgggaatgctggattatatgacaactctatttttagtttactgaggaacctgcatactgttttGCACATTAACTgtcccaatttacattcctaccagcagtgtaggaggacGAATTTTAAAGAAGCATAGCCATTTGTGTTCTCTTGGCTGTGTAATTTTAGTTTCAATTTCCTTTACCTTTACAATAAAGGAAACCTATTCTCGCAAAACTACATCTTTATCAAAAGTCATCATGTAATTAGGAAGAACAGTGTTTATCAAAAGCCATCACGTGATTAGGAAGAATACAGTGAGAACCATTCTAGAATGAAGTAATTCCAATGCAACGTATTGTTAAAATCTATTGTAAGTACTGAAACCTGGATGACAACATTGCATTGTCTGTTAATGTACTGAACactcattttttctccttttgaccATCATAATGAACAGGATGGCTTCTTCTCTTGCTTCAGCTTTGTGTATAAGATCAAATGACCACAGACCTCCAGACACCCTGAAAACCTTTACTAAATGCAAccttaatttgcattttgaaagaaCTATTTTCAAGatagatttttataatttatttcaactTTAAGCATATTCTAAACTCTCCAAATGTGGACTATTGCCTTACTAGTCCCTTAGAGATCATATACAGTAGAGATGCAAGAAAATTTTCCACAgctggggaggaagagggtggaaaaaattgagaaagtagcattgaaatTTTAACATATACACTACCGGGCTAAAATAagtagctagtgggaagcagatgtatagcacagggagctcaagccAGTGTCCCGTGATGATctagagggatgagatggaggtgggttgggaaggaggctcaagatggaggaaatatatgtatacacgtagctgattcacattgttgtgtggcagaaaccgacacaacattgtaaagcaactatcctccaattaaaaccttttaaaagtCACTCATTAGGAATAGAAAGAACAGATTGAGAACACTTATGGAATCTGGGTAAGAAAAATGGGACTAGAGGGGTGAAGAGATGCTATGCTTCTAAATTCATGTGcttacctttttatttatttatttatttactttcctaTTTCAGAGGCACTAATTCTGGctaccaaaaaatttttttcatggctGCGGAAACAAGACACTAATATGTTCAAAGAACCCTGAGAGTTTAAAAGAAAACCAGTGACTACAATAATTAAAAGTTGGTTTAAaccattcagtcagtcagtcagtcagttcagtagctcagtcaggtctgactccgcgaccccatggattgcattacgccaggcttcccggtcccatcaccaactcccagagtttactcaagcccatgtccgttgagtcagtgatgccatccagtcatctcatcctctgtcgtccccttctcctcctgcccagcaaatccctcccagcaaacCATTAGGCTTGgttaaattcattattttaattcaaagttttaatagttcccataaaataaaaatgttctttctgGCCacctattttcatgttttttgctATTTCAGTCAGacctttcccagcttcccttaGGCAGTAAGGAAATCATGTTCCCAGAAATGTTCGATATGGTATATGcactttcagtttcttcatgtgaTGAACAGTCAtgcttttgtagttttatttttcatcaaacTATAAATACAAAAAGTGGAAAATGAAACTAttccaaaagtgaaagtcatttctTACTGCCTACGTGGTGAGTTGTCCTTGTTGGCTATAACAACCTCTGTAATAAATAGATGCTCTGAAAGCATCTAGCCTGGAGAAGAACCAGAGGAGGCTTTAAGAACAGCAGTTGACAAGTCATCTCCTATGGAGTACTCTCGGACCATCTTTGAAGAATACCACATAGATGAAGATGTGGGCTTTGCTCTGCCACTTCCACTGGTAAGAGGGGACACTGGAATatgggaaaaattattttcttatcttgACTTACCTGGGCAAGTCAACTTCTACTGAATAAATGTGGTTCAGTAATTTCTACTGAACAAATAGATATAGAGGTACTGAAATTGGAGGCAGAGTTTGAATAAAGGGATCTCgatcaattttcttaaaattttcttcttagaaACTTAGCCTTAGAGGCACTTCTTACTCATCTTACACAGGTACAGGGAGTGATGAGATAAGGTAACTATagaggtattttattttaagacAATCACATTTCAGGgggtattttgaaaaaaatttttttaaagtaattaatgaCCCATGAGTCAAAGGAACCTCCTTTTTCAGCTGATAAACCTTAGATTGCACGAAGCATGTGTTCCTGCTTTGATAATGTTTTTGAGCTTTGGGCATCATGTGTTCCTGCTTTGATAGTGTTTTTGAGcccaccatactcctctgtccatggaattctccaggcaagaacactggagtgggttgccattcccttctccagggaatcttccctacccagggattgaacctgggtctcctacattgcaggcagattctttaccgcttagccaccaaggaagccacaaGTAACTATGTAGACCTCTGAAACAGATTCCAAGGGGTAAACTccaaaactaaagcaaaataaaactcttcctgagctatttaaaaaacaatgctGCTACTTGAGATACCTATGAAATTAGATTTAGTATCCTGAAACaggatgaaaacaaaattaaaggttACTTTTATTTCCTCACTGAAGATCTTTCCTGGAAATTAGAGGTTCAAAAATGTCCATTTCATCTCTTATAATCTATCACCTTCCaattataaagcaaaataatttgtcttctgatttcatgtaGATGCAAAATGCATTCTCTCATCTAGCAGGAGTTAAATGGCTCTCTGTGTTACCCTTTATTAATTTATAACATATCATTTAAGCATCCTTTGAACCGGAAGGATATTATTGATTGAATTTTACATTTGTTGAAAGTTCTGTCCAATAAGACACTAATCTGGACACATAATAAAGTACTTCTGTTATTTTGGGAAAGTAGCCCCAATGAAAATTTCAGATGTGCTACACGTGAaacacagaataaagaaaatatgtatgtattactAAAATTCATCAGAGCAGAGTAGTTTTGTGGTTAGGGAGAAAAAATTCAGAGCAAACACAAGAAAGGTGCTTATCTAATGAATATACTGCCTGGATCTTTCATTCCTAAAAATTTGCCCTGACTAAGTCTAGCCAATTCTCTGCAGCCCCTGAACAGGTTTGAAGTTTTTATTGCATTTGTCTTCATATTTTATAGCTTCCTTATAATATTAACTTGGTTTTGAAGCTTAAAACCTCACTCACCTTGGTTTCAATTCATGCTCTCTCCCGTTAATTCAGGATCGGTGCCCCCAAGAAGCTTAATGAAGGAGTTTTCAGGACTGTGAATCTCATTTCAGGCTGTGACCTAGTTCTTtggtttttatgttttcctttgataCACGATTAGAAATAACACCCAGGGAGGCACTTATTAAGAACAAAACCCAATTGAGTAAAATTTAAAACGTCATTGGCTTCCTTAAGTGATTCATGCAATGGGTATCATCCCAGCTAGCAGGAAGAAAATTACTCCAGGAGCTGtacaaaaatgaaagacttttataAGCAGAAGagagcagaaagaaggaagtcGTCCCTGCAGAGAGTGTGTTAGCTGTATTGAGGTCACATTTCTTTAGAGAAAAGAAGGGCTCTATGAGCAGATTGGTTCACTACTGCTGGCCAGAGGATTCTGGATTGACTGCTTTAGGATTCCACTCTGGGAGAGGCAGAAACTGTAATTAAGTATGATCTCCATTTAGTGACATGGGACTTGAGTTACTGCATTCTGGgttttggggtcttttttttttttaactttttattttgtattggagtatagccaattaacattGTTGTAATAATTTCAGTCGgtcagttccgtcactcagtcgtgtctgattctttgtgatcccatggatagcagcacgccaggcttccctgtccatcaccaactcccagagcttgctcaaactcatgtccatcatgtccgtgataccatctaaccatctcatcctccgtcatccccttctcctgcattcaatctttcccagcatcggagtcatTCTTCAGCATCagatgggcaaagtattggagtttcagcttcagcatcagtgaatattcaggaccgatttcctttagtttaaggcagacagcaaagagatttatccatacatacacatttatccattctcccccaaactccactcccatccaggctgccacataacacggAGCAATCTTATTTATAACACtcttttatttggatttcattttTACATACTTGACCAAAAATTTGCCTGTTGTACAAAAGGAAGCAATcaacatgtgtacatatatatacatatatatatatatatatacacacacacatatatatatacacacacatatatatgcacatatatatatatatatatatatatacaacatatatacaGCAGCTCTTGCATGTGTAATACTGTGCTaagaaatacagaattaaaaatatgataaagtCCTTGCCTTCAGATAGTgagatataaaaagagaaaacatcttTTAGAAGTTGGAAATCCTTATGTTTGAATCACAATGAACTATGTGCACAAAACAAGCCATAAATCTGCCTGAGCCTTGCTTATTTATGACATGGAGAAAACTTTGGGGGCCATTATAATaattaaacaacaaataaatgaaaaactgaagcAAAACTGTCTCATTACTGACATTTAATAAATCTCATTTTccacctattaaaaaaaaaaaaaacttaacatcTAGCTGAGAAGTTAAAAATACAGCAGACAGCAGTAAattacttagggcttccctggtggctcagtgataaagaatctgcctgccagtgcaaaagacttgggttcaatccctgggttgggaagatcccctggagaaggaaatggcagcccactccagtattcttgcctgggaaatcccatggacagggaaacttggcaggctaagtcttaaagagttggacactgctaagtgactaaacaacaacaataacaagtcACTTAACGTGAAAGGGTATAATTCATAGGATTCCTCATTGGAGGCATACCTATGGAATGGAATAGTCAGGAAGAGTTCAATGAAATGTTTCAAGGGATCTTTGCAAAGGAGGCAGttgagaagaagaggaggagcaCAGAGAAGGTCCTGAGCTCTTAGCATGCAGGTGACAATGCACGGCCTGGTGGCCCTAGACGGGTTAAGTGTGCGTCAGCATTCCACGGCATTGATACAGAGGCCACATGGAGCATCAGTGGAGGCACCACTGTTGGATAATACCTTCCACTGGTCAATCAAAGccctgtttcttcttttcaaggAGGAGCTACCTCATCCTTATGATGCCTGGATCTCTATTGCTAGAAATCTGCCTGAGCTGATCAAGAACAACCAACTACGTATGGAAGTTGAGAAGGTTTGGAAAAAATAttacacattttctatttcagctTCTTAAAAGCATTAACTTGGTTTTGTGGCCATCACATCAGGCATTTTGAGTTGACTCcatctttccatttgttctcAGTTAGCAATGCTCAGCATTGATGACCTCCGAGGCCACAGGGCACAGCGCCTGGGACACTTGGTTCTGGGATACATCACCATGGCGTATGTGTGGGGTCAAGGCGATGGAGACGTCCGAAAGGTTTGGagattttcttatattcttttatgCTAACACAACAGACTGACATCCCATTGACATTTAATGTAAACGAACTCTAAGAGTATTGTCACAGCATTTGTGAAGCTTGAGGATCTTGTGCAAAGGAGTTGCCTAACAAATATTTGGGGAATGGATGGATGCTTGAGAGAATGGTTGCAAATGATTCACAGGCCCTTAGAAAGTCAAGAATACAGCCTGGATTTCCCCTGGCTCTCTAGTTAGGCTTTGTTCTCTCTATGCCCAGATTATGTCCACATCATCACAAATCTCAAATGTAAGGGCTTTTACATTTACAAGTACAAGGGTATTTACAAGTACTGGGCTTAAGTTACAAAATGAGGAAGAGGCAATGACACATTGGTTTGGTTTCACGGGGACCTTATGTAGAACAGTTAATCTTTTGACTCCCAGAAAGCAGAAGTGAAGGTGAGACATTTCAAAGGTTAATACTAAAAGTCGTGTTTTCATTAGGTCTTGCCAAGCAATATCGCAGTTCCTTACTGCAAGCTGTCTGAGAAGCTGGGACTGCCTCCTATTCTGCTTTATGCAGATTGTGTCTTagcaaactggaagaaaaaggaTCCCAGTGGGTATGTAAACAGTgattataaatggaattaaagGTGTGCACAGTATTTTAATCAAAAGGGAATTGGTCATTTGTTTAATCTTTGGCAGCATGGCTTTCTTCTCTGTTGTTAAGATGTAAAAGATACAtgcgtgtgagagagagaggcgTCTTGTCAACATACAAtgaaatgtacatattttaagtGTTCAGTTTGATCAGTTTGACTGGCTTCTTTTGATACTGGCTTCTTCTGAGATTCTGCAAGTTTCGATTTTAACTATTGAGTGGAATCAACACATCTTTGGTGGTAAATGTGGCAACCTCTGGGCTTTCAAAAGAGTCTGCTTAGAATCTCAGCCCTTCCTAAGCACTGAGTAATGGATCTGCTATAATGAAGTGTCAGAGGCTCTGGGTGTGTATTCACCACACGTGTATTCACACTCAGAGGCATGTTCTAGATGTGGGAGAACcgcaaaatgaaataatttgatcTTGAAAATTTCTTATTAGTAACAAGGTTTCCAATTGGTTTTGACAATCCACATGTGTTCCTTGCATATTTAATTGTTTCTTTCACTTGTAAAGTCCTAAATTAAATGTTTGTGACACCTACTTgacaaatattgaaaaaaacacacctttacatttttatgtaatttttttaccTTTGCTAGATCAGtagtattaaatgaaataactcaaAACCATTTAATTTTTACGCTGGTTTCCTTTCCATCTTCCAATTGATCCATGGCTTCGTGGCTGTTCTCCTAAGGCCCATGACTTATGAGTAAGTATTCCATCTTTTTTATTCAAAGAATTACTGTTATTCAAAGTAAATAAGGATGCATCACTACCCTCCAAgtgaattcttttaaaagattaacTGATTTTaggcaaaaaatacaaaaatcttacttgtatatgcagatgatacctgaCTTAAGGGTGGTTCAACTTATGATTTTTTGACCTTAGGATGGTGCAAAAGTGATATACATTCACTATAAACTCagtttgaattttgaattttgatctttcccTAAGTAGATCTGCAGTACATACTCTCCTGTGATCCTGGGCAGGGCAGTGCAGCTTCCAGGCAGCCTCACTGTCAAGAGGGTAAACAGCTAATACACTTACAACCATCATGCACCcagacaaccattctgtttttcgcTTTCAGTATTCAGTAAATCATGAGATATTCCACATTTAGTATAAAATagactttgtgttagatgattttgcccaactctAGGCTAATACAAATATTCTAAGCACATTTACGGTAGGCTAGGCTAAACTCTGGGGCACCCAgctgggtcagtggtaaagaatccacctgccaatgcgggggacacaggagaagtgggttgagccctgggacaggaagatcctctggaggaggaaatgacaatccactccagtattcttgcctggaaaaccccatggacagaggagcctggcgggctagagtccttgggatcacaacgACTGTGACTCCAAGGTCACAGTGAGACAGACACAACttgagtcaggcacaacttagcagaCCACAAGGCTAATATTTGATAGGCTAATATCTGATATTTGGTAGGTTAGGTATATTGAATGAATTTTCAACTTATCTTCAACAGAAGatggctttattgagatataacacCATTGTAAGTTTAGGAAGATCtgctgataaatataattaacatgcaTACATACAAAATGCACATACATCTGTGTATCCATGATCCCATGACCTCAGTGGCCAGAAGtaataaaactattctttttgACCCAATTCTTACTATTTTTGGCCTAGGTACTTAACAGAAGCTAAGAGCTAGGAAATCTAAAGTAAATATAGGAATAAGCGTACCCTCATGAAACTAGGTTAATTTGGAGGAAAGAAGATACatgaaaattatgtaaaatgctACAAGATCAAGAGAAGAATTAAGGAATTAAAGGACTATGAGTTCAAGTCAAACAAAAGGCACAAGGAAAGAATCTTACAGCAAGGAATTTAAGCTGGGTTTGGAAGAGTGACTAGGCACAGGTTAGAAGACGGaaaagctgggacttccctggtggtccagtggttaagattctgtactTCCATTGCACAGCGTGTTccctatccctggttggggaactaagatcccatgtgtcatGTGGCCAgaaaaaagtaaaggaagaagaaggaaaagctgAGCATGTTCACAGTGGAGGAAACAGCAAGAATGAGGGCtttgaaatgacaaaaatctTGGTGCATTTTCAGAATTGAAGGAAGGCTAGTGTCACTGATACATCATAAATAAGGAAGGTAACAGTATAGGAAGGGGATGAAGAAATAAACTATAGAATTATTACATAGGACTTTGGACTCTGATAAGGGGTTAAAACAGTATCTTAAAGGGGAAGCTATGGAAGGTTTTTAAATGGGAGAATGATGTCACCAGCCCCACTTGAGGCTGAAACCGATGAAATATCTTATTCAATGAGCCCCAAGAAGTTAGGTGTGGAAATGGTTTGAGACCATACATTTAACTGCCATGAAACTCAGAGGTGTCCTGATACTGAGACCGTATTTGCACCAACACAAAACTTCACTGCAAAAGAAAATAAGGTgtaataaattatttgaatttcCCAATCAATTCCTTTGTAAGGCAGAATATATCACTGAGAAATTGAGTCAGGCTCACAGATAAAAATATGGATATGAATATGTTTATTTAAGTCAAAAATCTACTTTTGTAAACCATACCTCACAGATATCTCTATAAACCTTGAGTttacaaatttttgaaaaattgacgggctaatagaaaaagaaatgctcttGAAGCTTCTAGCTTCAAGttctaaaatggaattttaagttCCAGCTTAAAGTACTGTTAATTTTATGACCTTAGACAACAGACCTAACATTAATATTCCTAACTACATAATGGATATAGTAAACCTGCATACTTATCTCACGagattattttgaaaatggaGGGTAAATAAAAGACTTGAAAATGAATAAGGATCCAACAAATAGATCAATATtgttatcaaattattttttcttctttttagctttctttcttttatttttactaaattcTTGACTTCCTGGATTAATTTTCTCAGAAACATGGACATTTTGTTCTCATTTCCTGGCGGGGACTGCGGCAAAGGcttctttctggtttctctgttGGTGGAAATAGCAGCTGCCTCTGCAATCAAAGTATGTCAGTCCAGAAAAATGTGCATTTTGATTCACTTAAGCAGAACAATTACTTAGCAACAGAACATTATTATACATAAAGTAACTTGATCCTGACTGAATAGAGGATTTGATGATTGAATTGGAGATAAGGGATCGCCTAgtacaaataaatactttttttttgtctcttctaaaatataaaatgtaagagCCATATAATTAGAATCAAATTTGAAGCCCTAATAAGAGAGAAGTATTTTCAATGCAACTTGCCATGGGAACTCTGTCTCACAGTGACAAAAAGCTAATGATTTTTTGCCTTAGAGATAGAAATACATAAAACTATATAAACTTATCTCTAAGTGATAAATTAATAAAGACAATCCCCAAGTTTAATTAAACATACGGAAATTAGTCAAACAATCCAAGGGTATTCAAtccaagaaagaaatagaaataccaAATTTAACTTGGGCATTAAGATTTAGAAGAACTTAATTCTATGCCAATATTTAGCGTTATGAAATCTgaagtgtttgttttcttttttttttttttaaggtgatcCCCATTATATTTGATGCAGTAAAACGTGAAGACTCAGATACTTTGCAGAAGGCACTGCTTGACATATCTTCCAGCCTGCGCAAAGCCCTGGACGTGTTTTCCCAAATTCATGGCAAGTATTGTGTGCCTTGCAAACGCTAGACCATGCTCAGATGTTTCTGGTTATCTAGATGTAGACttgcagagaaaacagaagtaaaaccAACTCTCACGTGGTGGTTGTGTTTGCGGTTTCCTTTATCTCACTGAATTACTATATGTACTTTCCATGTGGTGGGTTTTATTATGTTCATCTTACAGAGAAGAGAATCTAAATTTTGAGAGAGAAGATAAATGAC
The DNA window shown above is from Odocoileus virginianus isolate 20LAN1187 ecotype Illinois chromosome 32, Ovbor_1.2, whole genome shotgun sequence and carries:
- the IDO1 gene encoding indoleamine 2,3-dioxygenase 1, producing the protein MEYSRTIFEEYHIDEDVGFALPLPLEELPHPYDAWISIARNLPELIKNNQLRMEVEKLAMLSIDDLRGHRAQRLGHLVLGYITMAYVWGQGDGDVRKVLPSNIAVPYCKLSEKLGLPPILLYADCVLANWKKKDPSGPMTYENMDILFSFPGGDCGKGFFLVSLLVEIAAASAIKVIPIIFDAVKREDSDTLQKALLDISSSLRKALDVFSQIHEYVDPNLFFNVLRIYLSGWKSNPLLSEGLLYEGVWDTPKKFAGGSAAQSSIFQCFDVLLGIQHTVGGVPSDPAAEFLQEMRTYMPPAHQSFLLSLKSRPSVREFVLSKGNAMLQETYDQCVQAMVALRNYHLQIVVKYILIPASRQSKAESSIEDLEAESKGTGGTNLMDFLKTVRGKTVNCLLKEH